From the Methanoculleus caldifontis genome, the window ATCGAGGGCCTCCGGGTGACGGACTGCCTCGCCGAGGGCTGCCTCGAGTCCGGGTTCCACTTCGAGTGGGACCCCGATAAGCGGGACTGCGTCTTCGTCAACTGTTCGAGCAGGAACAACGGACACAAACCCTTCCCCGACGACTACCTCGTGGGCGACCCGGGGCTCTTCGGGGCAGGGTTCTACCTGCCGGGAGGAGAGGTCTCCCTGGTGAACTGCCGGGCCGAAGAGAACAGCGCGTTCGGGTTCTTCATAAGCAACCCGGCGGGGATGCTGCTGTATAACTGTACCGAGAGCGGCACCGGGCGTTCCGGGGGCCTCGCTCCAAAACCCGCCGCCTACTGTATCCTCCAGACGGAGCGGACCGCAAGAGACCCATCTATCGTTATGGAGCACTGCAGGAGCCTCGATACGAACGGGTGGGGCTTCTTTGCCTGCGGCGCGGAGAACCTGCTCGTCAGGGACTTCACCATGACCAATCCGGCGGGCGTCGGGCGTTTCGGGGCGTTGCTGGGCTGCCCCCCAACAGAGCTCCCGGCGAACTCGACGATCACCGTGGGCATTGCGAACTCGACGATCGACCTGACGGCGTCGGGAAACCGGCCGCAGACACTCCTGTACGTCGTCGAGAACTGGAACGTCGTATACTCCGGCAGGATCTACTCCGATGCCCCCCGGCCGATCCTGCTCGAGGGGACCCGGGCGGGGGACGTGGACCTTGAGGGACTCGAGGTGCTGCCGGTCGATGCGATGGTCCCGGTTCTCCGGGGAAACGGGTATGTTTGAACCCGGACCGGTTCGCCGGCCCTCCCGGGGATGCCGGGGCTCTATGCTCCTCCGCCTTGCCTGCGGGCCCGCGCCGGCGGGCGCTGTGGGGGAGCGGGCGGACTAAACCCTTAAATGGTACCTCCGCCTCATAGGGGTATCAGCCGGGAGAAGGCGTTGCCGTCCTCCCCGATCGGGGACGGTCGTCTCTCCCGATCGCCGGCAGGGTAACAACAGGCAGGTCATAGTTCATGTCAGCGAGACCACATCCGGGAGCCGGAGACCGGCGTATCCTCATAGCCGTTGCAGTAATTCTTGCCGTGATCGCTGCCGTTATGCTGGTCATGCACTATTATTCGCCGGGGCCGGTCTCCCCGCCTCCTCCCCCGCCGCCGATCACGCTGATCCCCGCAACGCCGGTGGTACCGCCGGAGGCGAGCGGGCCGACGATCGTCGTCGCGGCAAACGGCAGCAGCGCGGCCGATAAGGCGAAGGCTACCTATGTCTGTGACGGTAGAGACGATCACGTGGAGCTCCAGGCTGCACTTGACGCCCTGCCGCCGTCGGGCGGCACGGTCGCCCTCACCGCGGGTACGTTCAACTGTGCCGGGAGCATCTATCCCGGTGCAAACGCCCTGCTCCGCGGAGAAGGGCCTCAATCCACGTTCCTCGAGTTCACCCGGAACGGGCGGCTCAACGTCTCTGAGGAATCCGTCACGCTCTACAACTTCCATGTCAGGGGAACCGGCTACCCGCAGACCAGGACCGATCGCTGGCTCGGGGTGATCACCATCTACGCGAGCCACGCGAAGGTCCTCGCCGTCGAGGGGACCGCCGATGCAAGCACGCAGGCGGTCTTTCTCCTGCTGCACGACCCGAACGTCTACGCTCCCATCCTCGAGGACGTCGAGTTCGTCAACTGCAGGGCCGTGGACACCGGGACCTACGGGTTCCTCCACAACGCCTGGGGGTCGGAGAACAAGGTGCTTCGGAACATCCGCTACGAGAACTGTGCCGCGATCAACTGCGGCAGGTTCGGGGCGTTCAACCCCTGGGTGACCGGGTTCGACTTTGCCGAGCTGAACGACATCGAGGGTCTCCGGGTGACGAACTGCCTCGCCGAGGGCTGCCTCGAGTCCGGGTTCCACTTCGAGTGGGACCCCCAGAAACGGGACTGCATCCTCGAGAACTGTATCAGCCGGAACAACGGGCAGAAAGCCTACCCGACGAAGGCCTACCGGGAGGACGACATGTCGACCCACTACTTCGGGTGCGGCTTCTACGCTCCCAGGGGCGACATCACGTTTATCAACTGCTACTCGGAGGATAACAGCCGGTATGGGTTTTACGCCACGAACGGTGGGAAACTCTACAACTGTATCGATAGAGGCGCCGGTGCCGGGAAGACGGATTACCGGATCGTCCAGCCGTCATCGTTCTACGCCGCTCCCACCCGGTCGATATCGCCGTCCCTGGTGCTCGATAACTGCTCGAGCGTGGATTCGAACGGCTACGGTCTCCAGATCGAGTACGCGAGTTATGTCCTGATCCAGAACTTCCGCCTGGAGAACCCGGCCGGGATCGATGGGAAGGCGACCAACTTCGGCGGAGCGCAGGGCGGTCCGCTGGCGAACTCGGTTGTCAATATTTACGCATCGGGCGACAGGGTCGAGACGCTGATCTGGGCTCGCAATAACGAGAATGTCGAGTACTCCGGGCAGATCATCTCCAACACCGCAAAGCCGTTCGTGATCGAGGGCGACCAGACCAGGAACGTCCGGATCAAGGATATGGAGATCGTCTCTGCGAGCCGTTCGCCGTTCACCAACGGCGTGACCCTCGCGAATACGGTGCCTGCCGGAGCGGTGACGTTTCAGAACGTGGCGGTCACTTCCGGCACACCGTAGTTCTCCTCGTCCTCTTCCCGCCGCGGGCGGGTCCGGGTCTCCTCCTTCTCCGGGGTGCGGCAGGGGGGGGTGGCTGCCGGTCCGGCCGGTCGGAGATCGGGGGCCCGGGATCTTCCCGGGATTCATACGATTCTCGAGATAAAATTCCGTATTTGTGGCCGGTTTGCCTGCCCGGGACACTCCCTGTCCGGGGGCTCCCGCCGCGGGGTGTGTGCGCTAAAGTTTGATTGCTGATAAATACTTTTCTATTTTCACCTCTGCTGAGCAAACTGCAAAAAAATTCGATTTCACATGAATTTCTTGGCCTATTTAAAAATTAGAATTATATTTGTCGTTATATTAAATTAAAAAAGATTTTATGTCAGGGTTGTCAGATAATGCAGTATCTCCCAAGAGGTGAGATATGCGAGATAGACGGACAATGAAGCTTTTAATCGCAGTGTTCCTGATCGTCGGGCTCATCCCGATTGTCAGTGCACTCGATGCGACCCCCACCACGATCGTCGCGGCAAGCGATAGCAGCGCGGCTGATAAAGCAGCGGCTGCCTACGTCTGTGATGGGGTCAATGATCATGTGGAGATTCAGGCAGCACTGAATGCCCTGCCATCATCCGGCGGTGTTGTCCTCCTGAAAAGCGGCACATTCAACTGTGCAGGGATCATTGCTCCCAAAGCAGGCTCGACTCTCAAGGGGGAGGGTGCAGACAAGACAAAACTTGTGTTCACCCGCGACGGACGCATCAACGTCGACCGTGAGTATGTGACCCTCGATGGGTTCCACATCAAGGGCAGCGGCTACAGCAGCGGCGTCAAGTGGCTCGGCGTGATGAACATCCGTGCAAGCCACGCGAAGATCCACAACATCACGGGAACCGCAGATGCCAGCATCCAGGCGGTCTACCTCCTGATCCACGATCCTACCGTGTATGCCCCGACCCTGCAGAATGTTGAGTTCATCAACTGCAGAGCCGTGGACACCGGGACCTACGGGTTCCTCCACAACGCCTGGGGAACGACCAACAAGACCATCAAGAACGTCCGCTACGAGAACTGCGCCGCGATCAACTGCGGCAAGTTCGGCGCGTTCAATCCCTGGGTGACCGGGTTCAACTTCGCGGAACTCAACGATATGGACGGCCTCTACGTCAAGGACTGCATTGCAGAGGGCACCCTTGAGTCCGGGTTCCACTTCGAGTTCGACCCCAAGGTGACAAACGCGGTTCTCGAGAACTGCACGAGCAACAACAACGGGATCAAGCCTTTCCCGACAAAGGCTTACAACGTGAACGACATGTCGACCCACTACTTCGGGTGCGGCTTCTACGCCCCGAACTGTGACGTGACGTTCATCAACTGCACGGCAGTGGGCAACTCCATGAACGGGTTCTACACCACCAACGGCGGCAAGCTCTACAACTGTGTCGAGAAGGACACCGGTATCGGGAGGACCGACTTCTCCTACCGGGTGCCTGCCGGCTACTACAGCATTCCGTCCCGTTCGGTCAACCCGTCCACAGTGATGGAGAACTGCACGAGCATCACCTCGCGTGCGTTCGGCCTCCAGGTCGACCTCGCGAACAACGTGAAGATCCGGAACTTCCACCTGATTGACCCTGTCGGGTACAAGGGTAAGGGTTCCAGCCTCGGCGGCACGAACGGCCAGTTCGACAACTCCGAAGTGAGCATCTACGCGTCGGGCAACCGTGTCGAGACGCTTGTCTGGGCGAAGGAGAACGTGAACACCGTCTTCTCCGGCCAGATCGTCTCCGACTCCGCAAAGCCGTTCGTCATCGAGGGCTACAGGACCAAGAACGTCCTCGTGAAGAACATGGAGATCGTCTCAAAGACTCTCCCCGCCGGCTCCTCCGGTGTGACCGTCGTGAGCACGGTCCCGGCCGGTCAGGTGACCCTCCAGAACGTGAAGGTTACGTCCACCGGTTCGCCGACACCGACCCCGACCGTTCCGGTTACCACCCCGACGCCGGTGCCCACCACGCCGACACCGGCCCCCACCACGCCCGCTCCCTCCGGGAAGCCGGACCTCGTGGTGACCGATGTCTCCTGGGAACCCAAGAACCCGGCTCCGGGAAGCGCGGTGACGCTCAAGGCCACCATCAAGAACCAGGGGACCGCCGCCACGCCTGCGGGCGTGAAGCACGGCGTCATCTTCACGTTCAATGACGGTGCCTCCGGGCCGGGCGTCTG encodes:
- a CDS encoding right-handed parallel beta-helix repeat-containing protein, producing the protein MTTCLPDTFAKSRFARLLAIAFGILLVQSAAAASPGTTVVVAAGDSGPASKAWADYACDGFDDHLEIQQALVALPAGGTVVLSGGTFNCSGSIIPPAGTTLRGNGPEATTLSFSRNGTLNVSSEYVTLDGFRVAGAGYTDLSTDTMPDLTRWLGVITVYASHATLHNITGTADASIQAVFLLLHDPNVYAPVLEDVELVNCRVVDPGTYGFLHNAWGSENTTLKNIRYENCAAINCGRDAAFNAWVTGFDFAELNGIEGLRVTDCLAEGCLESGFHFEWDPDKRDCVFVNCSSRNNGHKPFPDDYLVGDPGLFGAGFYLPGGEVSLVNCRAEENSAFGFFISNPAGMLLYNCTESGTGRSGGLAPKPAAYCILQTERTARDPSIVMEHCRSLDTNGWGFFACGAENLLVRDFTMTNPAGVGRFGALLGCPPTELPANSTITVGIANSTIDLTASGNRPQTLLYVVENWNVVYSGRIYSDAPRPILLEGTRAGDVDLEGLEVLPVDAMVPVLRGNGYV
- a CDS encoding CARDB domain-containing protein — protein: MKLLIAVFLIVGLIPIVSALDATPTTIVAASDSSAADKAAAAYVCDGVNDHVEIQAALNALPSSGGVVLLKSGTFNCAGIIAPKAGSTLKGEGADKTKLVFTRDGRINVDREYVTLDGFHIKGSGYSSGVKWLGVMNIRASHAKIHNITGTADASIQAVYLLIHDPTVYAPTLQNVEFINCRAVDTGTYGFLHNAWGTTNKTIKNVRYENCAAINCGKFGAFNPWVTGFNFAELNDMDGLYVKDCIAEGTLESGFHFEFDPKVTNAVLENCTSNNNGIKPFPTKAYNVNDMSTHYFGCGFYAPNCDVTFINCTAVGNSMNGFYTTNGGKLYNCVEKDTGIGRTDFSYRVPAGYYSIPSRSVNPSTVMENCTSITSRAFGLQVDLANNVKIRNFHLIDPVGYKGKGSSLGGTNGQFDNSEVSIYASGNRVETLVWAKENVNTVFSGQIVSDSAKPFVIEGYRTKNVLVKNMEIVSKTLPAGSSGVTVVSTVPAGQVTLQNVKVTSTGSPTPTPTVPVTTPTPVPTTPTPAPTTPAPSGKPDLVVTDVSWEPKNPAPGSAVTLKATIKNQGTAATPAGVKHGVIFTFNDGASGPGVWSDTHTASIAPGHWVTLTATGGSAGATWKAALGTHTVKANVDDVNRISESNENNNVMSKQIVVAQPAPVKGDLNGDGSVDWTDVMIAAEMAQGKTTSRTAADLDGNGTVDWKDVALLTDFFFGRISSL